One segment of Pan paniscus chromosome 20, NHGRI_mPanPan1-v2.0_pri, whole genome shotgun sequence DNA contains the following:
- the TSEN34 gene encoding tRNA-splicing endonuclease subunit Sen34 isoform X1, with protein MLVVEVANGRSLVWGAEAVQALRERLGVGGRTVGALPRGPRQNSRLGLPLLLMPEEARLLAEIGAVTLVSAPRPDSRHHSLALTSFKRQQEESFQEQSALAAEARETRRQELLEKITEGQAAKKQKLEQASGASSSQEAGSSQAAKEDETSDGQASGEQEEAGPSFSQAGPSNGVAPLPRSALLVQLATARPRPVKARPLDWRVQSKDWPHAGRPAHELRYSIYRDLWERGFFLSAAGKFGGDFLVYPGEYGLGPLVAVPFHTIPMYSAFFFSFFFFVLIEVGSLLLLRLVPIPGLKQSFHLGPPKCWNYRPSCIFLFCLTFS; from the exons ATGCTGGTGGTGGAGGTGGCGAACGGCCGCTCCCTGGTGTGGGGAGCCGAGGCGGTGCAGGCCCTCCGGGAGCGCCTGGGTGTGGGGGGCCGCACGGTAGGCGCCCTGCCCCGCGGGCCCCGCCAGAACTCGCGCCTGGGCCTCCCGCTGCTGCTGATGCCCGAAGAGGCGCGGCTCTTGGCCGAGATCGGCGCCGTGACTCTGGTCAGCGCCCCGCGTCCAGACTCTCGGCACCACAGCCTG GCCCTGACATCCTTCAAGCGCCAGCAAGAGGAGAGCTTCCAGGAGCAGAGCGCCTTGGCAGCTGAAGCCCGGGAGACCCGTCGTCAGGAGCTCCTGGAGAAGATTACGGAGGGCCAGGCTGCTAAGAAGCAGAAACTAGAACAGGCTTCAGGGGCCAGCTCGAGCCAGGAGGCCGGCTCGAGCCAGGCTGCCAAAGAGGATGAGACCAGTGATGGCCAGGCTTCGGGAGAGCAGGAGGAAGCCG GTCCCTCGTTTTCCCAAGCAGGACCCTCAAATGGGGTAGCCCCCTTGCCCAGATCTGCTCTCCTTGTCCAGCTGGCCACTGCCAGGCCTCGACCGGTCAAGGCCAGGCCCCTGGACTGGCGTGTCCAGTCTAAAGACTGGCCCCACGCTGGCCGCCCTGCCCACGAGCTGCGCTACAGTATCTACAGAGACCTGTGGGAGCGAGGCTTCTTCCTCAGTGCGGCTGGCAAGTTCGGAGGTGACTTCCTGGTCTATCCTGGTGAGTATGGGTTGGGGCCTCTGGTTGCTGTGCCTTTCCATACGATCCCAATGTATTCtgcgtttttcttttctttttttttttttgtcttaatagaggtggggtctctattgttgcttaggctggtcccgattcctgggctcaagcaatccttccacctcggccccccaaagtgctggaattataggcccagctgcatttttcttttttgtctcacTTTCTCTTAG